A section of the Quatrionicoccus australiensis genome encodes:
- a CDS encoding tetratricopeptide repeat protein: MTKFVGIPNRDATASIRGYVYQIYQSVLAWMLLGENEVLVLEGAEDFDVQSGLSIVTTQVKHQSGNVTLRSSAVVDAINNFWIHQRSNTDFQVTLRFLSTAEAGCEQGAPFGSDRCGLEYWRSTAHGATDGESLRQFFLTLPLDEALLEFIRSASAVALCDRLLARIQWDLGSKDTAALQYVIENKLKVHGAKRGINTHYSTHALPHLLKRVADLLTKDGLKQLYYGDFLSAFDEATSEVIPRGALDAMQNSGAMQLTFRMQEAGEIARLAAMPPSLGTPLPRVRGAIGRANLVSRIAALLKSTKTVFLYGSSGVGKTNLASLVTEEIGGAWLWAGFRGRSPEQVREGLTRATYEIESVDDPILMVLDDVELGRISQFEREFVALIFAVAQRDGLVLITGIARPPLQLFPKLWLTTDCEVPVPYFDESEVNHLLLEHGLSDSRLREGWARVIFLSTYGHPQLVHARVRTLSAQGWPPVTLSDLTGSEDITRVRQEARQRLLEQFPSDATRTLAYRLSVIIGSFSRQTVIAVANAPQAIPLAGEAFDHLVGPWIEREDENRFRVSPLLGGAAETVLPPGEIKAVHVAIAQNYLGRRTLNQYELATAFFHAFMAKDLATLAAIANGIVLEDGEHIGLLYDAMTWFPHLALEAGQRIVEENPNVDLLLRLAQFRFVTSSVNTENALKIVDRLEELLAAMEDSSLKKMSEAMVYGVVLNTIDIHIPSQTVVRMLSCLIDTATTPDLKDIYANLGRNRPPGMPRIGSDRPEQLLFSYQAVRLSGLDDLEALVASLDELPKDKRDLLLGVCDSDICFASLLIGNAWWSDVKDGLLDVGKALTVLKTVELTSRCWGANEIVQACQVATSVIHDEYGNSAENALAVLDKAEAEFPNIANLVNQRAKVLFHAKRELDAIPIAGKALSLPGLSNVEYVYTCRHAGIAAANLGNWARATEFFETGSQRALKSTVQKPMGIGLMADAAFGYWKQGKQQQSISRFANTLELLEPVPVTDDIKLRNLHATVRHCVTWIHLEAVKERSEHIAEPRPGMCSNQEPHEGIKSHRIVAISGAWALLRSTEQALGLDCGIRTHADKFSEAEQPLFVAGYQRTVAFEAALKTPPWDGLVSAYVRMHEAMHYSKALRIEEREEDGWQLGEIPPLPEDYWRKPGNWGLTYQIFLAACVNCLARHPDQSFPVEQWRADLSTLAPLPSEVAQFLDVLEGCSADESLCQKLGAGLVALHHGPVSADELWKISFRLLNALEPVKRWIELDAETLAIRKWLFAVDNQQFAFAAPRMAIPAIKASCVDNSLNGLAKVATVLSIAAPYLSIRMSVEARAMLTKIAATPTGDSTVRSPQNC; encoded by the coding sequence ATGACGAAATTTGTCGGAATCCCAAATCGTGACGCGACAGCCAGCATTCGTGGGTATGTCTATCAGATATACCAAAGCGTGTTGGCCTGGATGCTCCTCGGTGAAAACGAAGTCCTCGTTCTGGAAGGTGCTGAGGACTTTGATGTTCAGTCAGGGTTATCAATTGTAACAACTCAAGTCAAACATCAGTCCGGTAATGTCACACTACGTTCATCGGCGGTGGTCGATGCCATCAATAACTTTTGGATCCACCAACGGAGCAATACCGATTTTCAAGTTACCCTCCGCTTCCTCAGCACAGCGGAGGCTGGTTGCGAGCAAGGCGCCCCGTTTGGATCGGATAGATGTGGACTGGAGTATTGGCGTTCCACTGCTCACGGCGCGACGGACGGTGAGAGTCTGCGCCAGTTTTTCCTCACGTTACCCCTCGATGAAGCTCTGCTCGAGTTCATTCGTTCGGCTTCAGCAGTCGCTCTATGCGATCGCCTCCTTGCCCGCATTCAGTGGGACTTGGGTTCAAAAGACACAGCGGCACTCCAATATGTAATTGAAAACAAGCTGAAAGTGCATGGGGCGAAACGGGGCATTAACACTCACTATTCGACCCATGCGCTCCCACATCTTCTTAAAAGAGTCGCCGACCTTCTAACAAAAGATGGGTTGAAGCAACTTTACTATGGCGATTTTCTAAGCGCTTTCGATGAAGCGACAAGTGAGGTGATTCCTCGTGGCGCCCTGGACGCCATGCAAAATTCCGGTGCTATGCAGTTGACTTTTAGGATGCAAGAGGCCGGTGAGATTGCGCGCCTCGCGGCGATGCCACCTAGCTTGGGTACCCCTCTCCCCAGGGTCAGGGGCGCAATTGGCCGGGCCAATCTTGTTAGTCGAATTGCGGCACTATTAAAGTCGACAAAGACTGTTTTCCTTTACGGGAGTAGCGGTGTCGGAAAGACAAACCTAGCCTCGTTAGTCACAGAAGAGATCGGTGGCGCATGGCTTTGGGCAGGATTTCGCGGGCGTTCCCCTGAACAAGTTCGGGAGGGGCTAACAAGAGCAACATACGAGATCGAATCCGTCGACGATCCTATCCTTATGGTTCTTGATGACGTTGAACTCGGTCGTATCTCTCAATTTGAGCGGGAGTTCGTTGCTCTTATCTTTGCGGTAGCGCAACGAGATGGCCTTGTCCTGATTACGGGCATTGCTCGACCGCCTTTGCAGCTTTTCCCCAAATTATGGCTGACAACCGACTGCGAGGTACCGGTTCCGTACTTCGACGAGTCTGAGGTCAATCATTTGCTTTTGGAACATGGGCTATCCGACAGCAGACTGCGGGAGGGGTGGGCGCGTGTCATCTTCCTGTCCACGTATGGGCATCCTCAATTGGTTCATGCGAGAGTACGAACCCTAAGTGCCCAAGGTTGGCCGCCAGTAACGCTTTCCGACTTAACCGGAAGTGAGGACATAACAAGGGTTCGCCAGGAGGCGCGCCAGCGATTGCTTGAGCAATTCCCCAGCGACGCAACGCGTACGCTGGCGTACCGCTTAAGTGTGATAATTGGGTCGTTTTCTCGACAAACAGTCATTGCTGTCGCGAATGCCCCGCAAGCGATTCCATTGGCCGGAGAAGCATTTGACCACCTTGTTGGGCCGTGGATTGAGCGAGAAGATGAAAATCGCTTCCGAGTATCTCCCCTGCTTGGAGGGGCTGCTGAGACAGTTCTGCCGCCCGGCGAAATTAAAGCTGTCCACGTTGCGATAGCGCAAAACTACCTTGGCAGGCGCACCCTAAATCAGTATGAACTCGCCACCGCATTCTTCCATGCATTCATGGCGAAAGACCTAGCAACATTGGCGGCGATTGCTAATGGCATTGTCTTGGAAGATGGCGAGCATATTGGCCTGCTATATGATGCGATGACGTGGTTCCCGCATCTTGCTCTGGAAGCCGGCCAGCGGATCGTCGAAGAAAATCCGAACGTTGATTTGTTGCTCCGTTTGGCTCAATTCAGATTCGTCACCTCATCAGTCAATACGGAGAATGCGTTAAAGATTGTCGATCGTCTGGAAGAGCTTCTGGCGGCAATGGAAGACTCCAGCCTGAAGAAGATGTCCGAGGCGATGGTCTATGGGGTTGTCTTAAATACGATCGACATTCATATTCCGTCGCAAACCGTTGTTCGGATGTTGTCCTGCTTGATCGATACGGCGACGACACCAGACCTGAAGGATATTTATGCAAATCTGGGGCGGAATCGTCCACCTGGGATGCCTCGCATAGGAAGCGACCGGCCGGAGCAACTGCTGTTCTCCTACCAAGCAGTTCGTTTGAGTGGGCTAGATGATCTTGAGGCACTCGTTGCATCCCTAGATGAACTCCCTAAGGACAAGCGTGATTTGCTTCTTGGTGTATGCGATTCGGATATTTGTTTTGCCTCCCTCCTCATTGGAAATGCTTGGTGGTCCGATGTAAAAGATGGATTGCTTGATGTCGGCAAAGCTTTAACCGTACTTAAGACTGTCGAACTAACATCGCGGTGCTGGGGAGCCAATGAAATTGTTCAGGCATGCCAGGTTGCGACCTCAGTCATACACGATGAGTACGGTAATTCTGCTGAGAACGCATTGGCAGTGCTCGATAAAGCTGAGGCCGAATTTCCAAACATTGCAAACCTGGTCAACCAGCGAGCCAAGGTGCTCTTCCATGCAAAACGCGAGCTGGATGCAATACCTATTGCCGGAAAAGCGTTGTCCTTGCCAGGACTCTCGAATGTCGAGTACGTGTATACCTGCCGCCATGCCGGGATAGCGGCCGCAAATCTTGGAAACTGGGCACGTGCGACGGAATTCTTCGAAACGGGATCCCAACGCGCATTGAAGTCGACTGTGCAGAAACCCATGGGTATTGGCTTGATGGCTGACGCTGCATTCGGCTACTGGAAGCAAGGCAAGCAGCAACAGAGCATTTCTAGGTTTGCAAATACGCTTGAATTACTGGAACCTGTCCCGGTTACAGACGACATCAAACTGCGCAATCTCCACGCCACAGTTCGCCATTGCGTAACTTGGATTCACCTTGAAGCGGTCAAGGAGCGATCAGAGCATATAGCCGAACCGCGCCCCGGAATGTGTAGTAACCAGGAACCGCATGAGGGAATTAAGAGCCATAGGATTGTCGCGATATCGGGAGCTTGGGCGCTTCTGCGTAGTACCGAACAAGCGCTTGGCCTAGATTGCGGAATTCGGACACATGCAGACAAATTCTCCGAGGCAGAGCAGCCTCTCTTCGTTGCGGGATACCAGCGAACTGTAGCGTTTGAGGCTGCCCTAAAAACCCCCCCTTGGGATGGTTTGGTCTCAGCGTATGTACGAATGCACGAGGCGATGCATTACTCCAAAGCACTCAGGATTGAAGAGCGCGAAGAGGACGGCTGGCAGCTTGGGGAAATCCCACCACTGCCGGAGGATTACTGGAGAAAGCCGGGAAATTGGGGGCTAACGTATCAAATATTCTTGGCTGCCTGCGTGAATTGTTTGGCTCGCCATCCCGACCAATCATTCCCCGTTGAGCAGTGGCGAGCAGATTTGTCCACACTAGCTCCATTACCCAGCGAAGTCGCGCAGTTTTTGGATGTTCTTGAAGGCTGCTCGGCCGATGAATCTTTATGCCAGAAGCTTGGTGCTGGGTTGGTTGCGCTACACCATGGTCCCGTTTCGGCGGATGAATTATGGAAGATATCCTTCCGGCTTCTGAATGCTCTTGAACCAGTAAAGCGATGGATTGAACTAGATGCTGAAACGTTGGCAATCAGGAAATGGCTTTTTGCGGTCGATAATCAGCAGTTTGCTTTCGCAGCCCCCCGGATGGCTATTCCCGCAATTAAGGCTTCATGTGTGGACAACTCTCTAAACGGACTGGCGAAGGTCGCTACAGTGCTCTCTATTGCTGCGCCTTATCTGTCAATTCGGATGTCAGTTGAGGCAAGGGCGATGCTAACAAAAATCGCTGCGACCCCGACAGGGGACTCAACGGTCAGGAGTCCCCAAAATTGCTGA
- a CDS encoding ureidoglycolate lyase: MKKLVPEALTAAAFAPFGDVMAVDAAKTPISINGGNTERYHDLARLDAGPDGKLIVSIFRGQPRSLPFAVSMMERHPLGSQAFMPLGNQPYLVVVARPGPAPGPDDLRAFLAQPGQGVNYATGVWHHPLLALNEIGDFLVVDRSGPGNNCDEVSIEPPVSLSLD; encoded by the coding sequence GTGAAAAAGCTCGTTCCGGAAGCGTTGACCGCTGCCGCCTTCGCGCCCTTCGGCGACGTCATGGCGGTCGACGCCGCAAAAACGCCGATTTCCATCAACGGCGGCAACACCGAGCGCTACCACGACCTGGCCAGACTCGACGCCGGCCCGGACGGCAAGCTGATCGTCAGCATCTTCCGCGGCCAGCCACGCTCGCTGCCCTTCGCCGTCAGCATGATGGAACGCCACCCGCTCGGCTCGCAGGCCTTCATGCCGCTCGGCAACCAGCCCTACCTGGTCGTCGTCGCCCGCCCCGGCCCGGCGCCCGGCCCGGACGACCTGCGCGCCTTCCTCGCCCAGCCCGGCCAGGGCGTCAATTACGCAACCGGCGTCTGGCATCACCCGCTGCTCGCGCTCAATGAAATTGGCGATTTTCTGGTGGTCGACCGTTCAGGGCCGGGCAACAACTGCGACGAAGTCAGCATCGAACCGCCAGTCAGCCTGAGCCTGGATTAA
- the gpt gene encoding xanthine phosphoribosyltransferase codes for MENTPASPYRDDIVISWPELHRDTRLLCHQLLEKGPFKGIIAIARGGLIPAALVARELEIRLVDTICASSYEAASDDAAQTARKEVKILKGVDHDGEGFLLIDDLVDTGNTARVIRKLLPKAYFATLYAKPQGREVVDLCVKQFSQDKWIYFPWDIDYQFVPPMKKHRAAP; via the coding sequence ATGGAAAATACCCCCGCCAGCCCCTACCGCGACGATATCGTGATCTCCTGGCCGGAGCTGCATCGCGACACGCGCCTGCTCTGCCATCAATTGCTGGAAAAGGGACCGTTCAAGGGCATCATCGCCATCGCCCGCGGCGGCCTGATCCCGGCCGCGCTGGTCGCGCGCGAGCTGGAAATCCGCCTGGTCGACACGATCTGCGCTTCGAGCTACGAGGCGGCTTCCGACGACGCGGCGCAGACTGCACGCAAGGAAGTCAAGATACTCAAGGGCGTCGATCACGATGGCGAAGGCTTTCTGCTGATCGACGACCTGGTCGATACCGGCAACACCGCGCGCGTCATCCGCAAGCTGCTGCCCAAGGCCTATTTCGCGACGCTCTACGCCAAGCCGCAGGGGCGCGAGGTGGTCGATCTCTGCGTCAAGCAGTTCAGCCAGGACAAGTGGATCTACTTCCCCTGGGATATCGACTACCAGTTCGTGCCGCCGATGAAGAAGCATCGCGCTGCTCCGTAA
- a CDS encoding IMPACT family protein: protein MAQTLAAPVHSELLIKKSRFLGCVQPVADRAAAQAVIAQLRAAHPGAAHVCWALLAGGQSAAVDDGEPSGTAGRPMLEVLRHQDFDGVLASVVRYYGGIQLGAGGLLRAYTDSIAQALRDARKIPIVKQRELRCELPYALEGLLRREIEAVGASLTGIEHGAQVNCVFRLAESEAPALIARLNEAGQGRVVWLEDGV, encoded by the coding sequence ATGGCCCAAACCCTCGCCGCGCCCGTCCATAGCGAACTGCTAATCAAGAAAAGCCGCTTCCTCGGCTGCGTGCAACCGGTCGCCGACCGCGCCGCGGCGCAGGCCGTCATCGCCCAATTGCGCGCCGCCCACCCCGGCGCCGCGCACGTCTGCTGGGCCTTGCTCGCCGGCGGCCAGTCGGCCGCGGTCGATGACGGCGAACCGAGCGGCACCGCCGGCCGCCCCATGCTCGAAGTGCTGCGCCACCAGGATTTCGACGGCGTGCTCGCCAGCGTCGTGCGCTACTACGGCGGCATCCAGCTCGGCGCCGGCGGCCTGCTGCGCGCCTACACCGACAGCATCGCCCAGGCCCTGCGCGACGCCCGCAAAATCCCCATCGTCAAGCAACGTGAACTGCGTTGCGAACTGCCCTACGCGCTGGAAGGCCTGCTGCGTCGCGAAATCGAGGCGGTCGGAGCAAGCCTGACCGGCATCGAGCACGGCGCGCAGGTGAACTGCGTTTTCCGGCTGGCGGAAAGTGAAGCCCCCGCCTTGATCGCCCGGCTCAATGAGGCTGGGCAAGGACGGGTTGTTTGGCTGGAGGATGGGGTTTAG
- the alc gene encoding allantoicase, which translates to MSDAAPIVSAPATLPDWATRSVNLADARIGARAIAASDEFFAPLERLLNPEPAVFIPGKYDANGKWMDGWETRRKRTAGYDWSLVKLGRRGIVRGFDVDTSHFTGNFAPAISIDATDCESDDPAVLANARWTRILPSTTLSGNSHHLLEISSTDTWSHLRLNIYPDGGIARLRVYGQPVGVFDANEPERIYDLVALENGGRAVAWNDAHFGCAANLIAPGRGINMGDGWETRRRREPGNDWCILQLGTPGSIERIEVDTAHFKGNYPDRFSLQAARMDGGTDQSVITQSMFWPFLISEQKLSMDAIHTFSGNLADLGPVTHVRLNIIPDGGVSRLRLWGKVAW; encoded by the coding sequence ATGAGCGACGCTGCGCCCATCGTTTCCGCCCCCGCCACCCTGCCCGACTGGGCGACCCGTTCGGTGAACCTCGCCGACGCCCGCATCGGCGCGCGCGCCATCGCCGCCAGCGACGAATTCTTCGCGCCGCTCGAACGCCTGCTCAACCCGGAACCGGCAGTGTTCATCCCCGGCAAGTACGACGCCAACGGCAAATGGATGGACGGCTGGGAAACCCGCCGCAAGCGCACCGCCGGCTACGACTGGAGCCTGGTCAAGCTCGGCCGGCGCGGCATCGTGCGCGGCTTCGACGTCGACACCAGCCACTTCACCGGCAACTTCGCGCCGGCCATCTCGATCGACGCCACCGATTGCGAATCGGACGACCCGGCCGTGCTCGCCAACGCCCGCTGGACGCGCATCCTGCCGTCCACGACCTTGTCGGGCAACAGCCATCACCTGCTCGAAATCAGCAGCACCGACACCTGGAGCCACCTGCGCCTGAACATCTACCCGGATGGCGGCATCGCCCGCCTGCGCGTCTATGGCCAGCCGGTCGGCGTCTTCGATGCCAACGAGCCGGAACGTATCTACGACCTCGTCGCGCTGGAAAACGGCGGCCGCGCCGTGGCCTGGAACGACGCCCACTTCGGCTGCGCCGCCAACCTGATCGCGCCGGGCCGCGGCATCAACATGGGCGACGGCTGGGAAACCCGGCGCCGGCGCGAACCCGGCAACGACTGGTGCATCCTGCAACTGGGCACGCCCGGCAGCATCGAGCGCATCGAAGTCGACACCGCCCACTTCAAGGGCAACTACCCCGACCGCTTCTCGCTGCAGGCGGCGCGCATGGACGGCGGCACCGACCAGTCGGTGATCACGCAGAGCATGTTCTGGCCCTTCCTGATCAGCGAACAGAAGCTCTCGATGGACGCCATCCACACCTTCAGCGGCAACCTCGCCGACCTCGGCCCGGTCACGCATGTGCGCCTCAACATCATCCCCGACGGCGGCGTCTCGCGCCTGCGCCTGTGGGGCAAGGTGGCCTGGTGA
- the puuE gene encoding allantoinase PuuE produces the protein MSHIRKTEYPRDLIGYGARPPHAAWPGNARIAVQFVLNYEEGGENCVLHGDAGSEQFLSEMFNPASYPERHLSMESIYEYGSRVGVWRILREFEKRGLPLTVFGVGMALQRHPELTAAFVELGHEIACHGWRWIHYQHVDEAIEREHMRLALEVIEQMTGQRPLGWYTGRDSPNTRRLVADDGRLLYDSDYYGDDLPFWTEVTKSDGTPVPHLIVPYTLDTNDMRFCLPQGFSHGDPFFQYLKDSFDVLYAEGDESPKMLSIGMHCRLLGRPGRFLALQRFLDHIEQHDRVWVCRRLDIARHWIATHPYRKDSAL, from the coding sequence ATGAGCCATATACGCAAAACCGAATACCCGCGTGATCTGATTGGATATGGTGCGCGCCCGCCGCATGCCGCCTGGCCCGGCAATGCCCGGATTGCCGTGCAGTTCGTGCTCAATTATGAAGAAGGCGGCGAGAACTGCGTGCTGCATGGCGACGCCGGCTCCGAGCAGTTCCTCTCCGAGATGTTCAACCCGGCCAGCTATCCGGAACGCCACCTGTCGATGGAGTCGATCTACGAATACGGCTCGCGCGTCGGCGTCTGGCGCATCCTGCGTGAATTCGAAAAGCGCGGCCTGCCGCTCACCGTGTTCGGCGTTGGCATGGCGCTGCAACGCCACCCGGAACTGACCGCCGCCTTTGTCGAACTCGGCCACGAAATCGCCTGCCACGGCTGGCGCTGGATCCACTACCAGCATGTTGACGAAGCCATTGAGCGCGAGCACATGCGCCTGGCACTGGAGGTCATCGAACAGATGACCGGCCAGCGCCCGCTCGGCTGGTACACCGGCCGCGACAGCCCGAACACGCGCCGTCTGGTCGCCGACGACGGTCGACTGCTCTACGACAGCGATTATTACGGCGACGACCTGCCCTTCTGGACCGAAGTCACCAAGAGCGACGGCACGCCGGTGCCGCACCTGATCGTGCCCTACACGCTCGACACCAACGACATGCGTTTTTGCCTGCCGCAAGGCTTCAGCCACGGCGATCCGTTCTTCCAGTATTTGAAGGACAGTTTCGACGTGCTCTACGCCGAAGGCGACGAATCGCCCAAGATGCTGTCGATCGGCATGCACTGCCGCCTGCTCGGCCGGCCCGGCCGCTTCCTGGCGCTGCAACGCTTTCTCGACCATATCGAACAACACGACCGGGTCTGGGTCTGTCGCCGCCTCGACATCGCCCGCCACTGGATCGCCACCCACCCATACCGCAAGGACTCCGCACTATGA
- a CDS encoding DsbA family protein, with protein MSTLHYIYDPLCGWCYGAAPLVAAAREILAVQAHGGGMMTGANRQQVTPQLRAYVKQHDARIAQLTGQPFGPAYADGLLHASGVVLDSEPPTAAILAAEAIAGRGLDMLAQLQIAHYVEGRRIAEASTLNEVAGELGLDTQAFAAAFAQQSGAAVQRHIEETRHLMAEVGARGFPCFVLETDGVLQRIDIGGYLGQPQAFQDWLRGQVSGAKGGNAGDAPVCDINGCGV; from the coding sequence ATGAGCACCCTGCATTACATCTACGACCCGCTCTGCGGCTGGTGCTACGGCGCCGCGCCGCTGGTCGCGGCGGCACGCGAAATCCTCGCCGTTCAGGCACACGGCGGCGGCATGATGACCGGCGCCAACCGCCAGCAGGTGACGCCGCAACTGCGCGCCTACGTCAAGCAGCACGACGCGCGCATCGCGCAACTGACCGGCCAGCCCTTTGGCCCGGCCTACGCTGACGGCCTGCTGCACGCCAGCGGCGTCGTACTCGATTCAGAACCGCCCACGGCGGCCATCCTGGCCGCCGAAGCGATCGCCGGGCGCGGGCTCGACATGCTGGCGCAACTGCAGATCGCGCATTACGTCGAAGGCCGGCGGATTGCCGAAGCAAGCACCCTGAACGAAGTCGCCGGCGAGCTCGGCCTCGACACGCAGGCCTTTGCCGCCGCCTTTGCGCAACAATCCGGCGCCGCTGTCCAGCGTCACATCGAGGAAACCCGGCATTTGATGGCCGAAGTGGGCGCCCGCGGCTTTCCCTGCTTCGTGCTCGAAACTGATGGCGTCTTGCAGCGCATCGACATCGGGGGCTACCTGGGCCAGCCGCAAGCTTTTCAGGATTGGTTGCGCGGCCAGGTTTCGGGGGCGAAGGGCGGGAATGCGGGTGATGCGCCGGTCTGCGACATTAATGGCTGTGGCGTCTGA